The Tripterygium wilfordii isolate XIE 37 chromosome 21, ASM1340144v1, whole genome shotgun sequence genome segment TTTCCCATTACAGGATCTCTCAGCAGAACCTCAAGCAATCAATCATCAAGAACACAAAAACTCCAtttcttattttaaaaaaagatcaaACCTTTATGCTCCTGGATTCATATATAAAATCTCACTTCTAACAAGAAAACTTATTATTTGTTGTTAGAGTGACAACTACAAGAAAacttatttctttgtttatttattcTGTCTCTCTCTATCACACTAAACAACCCAACTAATCCTGTTGATTTCGAGCCATGTTGGCGTATAATGACATTAAGAATAAGGAAAGATGACTGATAAAACAAGAAGATCAAAGTATAAATTGGAAATGAAGCTAACAAACAGGTGACAGCGATGTGCATATTTAGATGAGTGAATCGAAAGCGAGAAACGCAACCACACTCGCAAACTGAGCTTGCAAAACAAGAATTATACCTGCAACAACTACTTCTCACCAAACAGAAGTAGGACATCCCTTCTGCTTTCTCTATCTCCATATTCAAAcccagaaaacaaaataaaataaaagaagaagaagaaaaatgtggCGGTAACTGAAGAATCTGCCGCgagaactggaaaaaaaaagaaaaaaaaagagagagaacaacAGTCCAACCAACGAGGGATTCATCTCTTTCGGCTGAAAGGGGAAGCAGTTGACTGCAGTTACACCAGAAGCCCAACCGCGGGTCAAACAAAAAACAGTTTGACTTGGGCCGAGAAAATGCAAGCAGTGGCTTGGTGTTATAAGTGTAGCCCAAATTGGAATCGAATTTAGTCTTGGGCCGACAGAAGTAAAAAGGGTTAAGTGCAGTTATAGCTGTAGCCCAACGTTGGCCCAAGCTATAGACGAAGTTAGGAACTTAGGATTGGGCGAAATGTCATCCAACCTGATCCCACAGAAATAGCTAATGAGAGACGGTGGGTCATCCAAATCTACAGTACTGGAGaacaaaataaagtaaataCTTTGCTTCCCATTATATTACGTATTCAGATGAGATTCTTGTGATGAATGAAAGATTGCTGATTTAACCTATTTCTAGTAATGCTTGATTTTCATTTAGATGGTTCTATCATCTACGACTACCCACACAGAAAGTAAGGCTGTGAATTTGATGAAAACCATGATTTATGATAGAATGTAAATGCCTTCAATCAAACGAATTTAGAGAAGTGAGAGAATGTGATGATAAAGAAACCATAGAGGATCCGTTGCTCAACTGGATGACATGAAAAGTAGAAGTTTAAGAcaatttcattattattattttttttatatctgaGGAACCCCGAAGCTCAGCGTGCCACTTTATAACAGTTGGACAAATCCAAATCTCGAGTCATCAATCCACTCTTACAATGGACTTGACTAGGTTTACCCACCATTTTTGTGGTAGCCCTGTGAGAATACCATTGAGGGAGGATTTCATTACAATTCAGAAGGCTAGGTAGAATAATGAAATTTTGATAGCCAGGTAGCACAAGCCCCTAAGCTACAAAGATCAGTCAGGATGCCTCCTtgtaattcattgttttgaagaTACAAGCCTGAAGATTCTGCAATATTCCACGTGAATTAGGCATGAATAATCCAGTGAGTTGGTTGTTTTCCAGGTGTAACACTGCTAAGTTGTTCATGTTGCCAATTTCTCCCGGAATGCTTCCCTCGATATTGCAAGATGCCTAGGAAAACTCTTAAATAGTGTTGGGGAGATCTCCAATTTTAACCTAAAGAGTGCCATTAAGTGGTACAAATTTCCTCAACTATTTGCAATGAGTCTCAAGTTACCAAGTGAGCTGGGATGATGTGTTCGTCTAGATTTTGCCCTACTATTGCAATTCAAGGCATTCATTGTTCTGGGTTTTCTTTCAGTTAAGGTCAAAACAAACATATAGAGTCATCTCCATTATTTTATCCTATTGTTAGTCttctttaaatttatttttcctggTTTAGTATGTAACATGATGATTGAGTTTTGTTTCATCCAGGACTTCAATTTTGATGTATCACCAGTGAAAGTTCATCTGATGCTGAATGTCGAGAAGATTCAGCGATGGTCCGACctggatccttggtcaaggaaaGAGGTGCCACTGTAAGTCATATAATTTTATTCTTCCAAATTCATGGATACATTCTTGCATAAATGTTAACAACCATAGCAGAGCAAAAGAGAGCTTTGCTTTTTCCATTTTAGGTAAAAGAAAACAGCTTGATTGGTGGAAAATTTCACAAGCTTCTGCATAGAAGGTTATTCTACTAATACTTTCAAAGCATGAACTTGATTGACTCCTACCCTTGGTAGATACCTTGATCGTCTTTCAATACTAGCAAGAAGCGCAGATTTTATTTTCTCAAGTCTGCTTCCTACCTCTTCCATATTGATCCTCTCAACAGGTAAATTAGTAGTGCAATTAATAGCCAAACTCAGGATTGATGCCGCACATTGCTTCTTCGCAGCAAAATGCAGATCGTTTTGATGTAGTAAATCGGAGTCCACAATTTCAGTGACTGAGCCATTTAATAGTGAATCACCAACTAATTGCTTCAAGCTCATGTCCCCTGAAAACATTTCATCTGTTGGCTTCTTGCTTGTAATTGTTTCCATCAGCAGGATTCCGTAGCTGTAAACATCACCTTTTCCGGATATATGTCCTCCACTCCCATACTCTATCACACAGCAAAAAGAAATTAGACAGAGAAGTTTAAAATCTAGTGTCTAACAAGATGAATTAGAAACAACCTGGTGCCATATACCCAATTGTCGCGAGGGTTTGGGTCAGTGTCATAGATTGTCCTTCCCCTAAGAGCTTGGCAATGCCAAAATCACTCAAATGCCCAACCATATTTTCATCCAGCAGCACATTGCTTGGTTTTATATCACAGTGCACAATTGTGGTTGAATATCCATAGTGAAGATACTCTAGTGCTGAAGCAACATCTATCACAATCTCCAATCTCTTCAAAATGTCCAAATGATGAGTGTCAGAATGCAGCCATTTCTCCAAGCTTCCGTTGGGCATGTAGTCTAGTAAGATGGCCTTGAAATCATGAAGAGGATTTGAACAGCAACTGATGACTTTCACCAAGTTTCGATGGCGTATATTGCTGATTACCTCACATTCAGATTCAAAACTTGGATATGCTCCTTCAAGTTCCGAGTTGAAGACCTTTACTGCTACATTGATCCCATTTGCTAGTATTCCCTTGTAAACTGAACCATAACTTCCTCTGCCTATTAGGTTGCTTTCACCAAAACCATCTGTTGCCAGCACAAGTTCATGATAGAAAGTTCTTCTCCATGTTGTTAGAGCCAATACACCTTCATCAGCTACTGGCGGTTTCCTTTTGTTCTTTCGGTATCTGGAGAACAAAAGTAGGATGACTAGAACAAGGAGTGTCGAAGCGGTAATTGTTAGGATATATACTAGAACAACTTTCCTTGATCTCTTAGTGGAACTAGGTTTGCATGGTGGGAGTTGCAGCCGGGGCGCACCACATATTGCTTTGTTCCCAATAAATGATTGAATCGAAGAGTTGGGAAATGGCCCTCCATTAGGAATTACTCCCTCGAGTCTATTGAAAGACATGTTCAAATACTTGAGATACAAGAGTTTCTCCAAGGACTTGGGAATTTCTCCAGAGAGACTGTTATTGGACAGATCCAAGAATTCTAAGCTAATCAAGTTACCAAATGATTGGGGAATATGACCCTGCAATCTATTATTTGATAAAGAAAGATGTTCTAAAGCAGTGAGAGGAGCAAAACTGTTTGGCATATCTCCTGACAAGTAGTTGTTGGATAAATCTACTTGTACCACAACCTTCAAGTTTTGAATATCTGGTGATAGGGTCCCATTGAGAGAATTCCCAGACAAGTTTAGGAACAAGATATCTCGTAACCTCCAAAGGGTTGAGGGTATCGTCCCTGTTAGGCTATTGAAACTTAGGCTAAGTTTCCTTAGAGATTTAAGATTACCTAAGCATTGGGGGATTGGTCCAGAGAGCTGATTAAACCCCAAAGATAATTCAAAGACTTTCTCCAAACCACACAACTCTATAGGGATGGCTCCTTGTAGTTTATTATTGGACAAATTCAAAAGCTGGATCTCCGGTAACGTTCTAATAGAGGTAGGAATAGTTCCTGTCAATTCATTTTCTGCAAGATCCAACCATGCCAAGTTGGTTAATTTGCCGATTTCACTAGGAATGCTACCCTTAATGTTGCATCCATGTGCATAGAAATATCGCATAGAAGCAGATAGATTTCCTATAGAAATTGGAAGAGTTCCACTTAGTGAATTAGGACAGACTATCAAGCGGAACAGATGTTTGCAGTTTGTCAAAGATGATAGGAAGCTCATTTCGGTAGATGAAGATTCAGTTGTTAAAAGATTGTTTGCCAAATTGAGCCATTTCAAATTTCCTAAATTACCAAGTGAATCGGGAATAAAACCAGAGAATGCATTGGCGGCCAAAGTCAACACAGTTAGCTGAGAAGCGTTGGAGATAGATGTGGGGATTGGTCCAGTGAGTTTGTTTCTTGCGAGGGCAAGGTATTCAAGACTTGGAAGCCAGAGGCCTGTGCTCGCTGGAAGCCTCCCAGAGAGGTCATTAAAAGCTAGATGAATggcttgcaaggttgagatATTAAAAATTGATGATGGAATGAAGCCAGTGATTCTGTTACTATCCAATAATAAAACTTGTAACCTCTTTAGGTTACCAATCTCAGGTATGGTGCCTGTTACATGTTCAAAAAATATCAGATCCTAAATATAATGCTCACACACAAGTCATTACACTTTTTTAAAAGTAGGGAGATGGGTTATCCTAGAAAACCACTGCTTACCTGACAAATTGTtggaagaaaatataattgtcTTCAGTAGGGTCAAATTCGTGATAACCAGAGGAATTGGCCCTGTTAGGTGGCATTCTGGTATGTGTAAATACTCCAAACTCTTCAATTCACCCACCCGTCCGGGAATTTTTCCTGTAAAAAAAGTGATTTCTTCTCCTGAGTACTCATTAGTAACAATCCTTTGTAATAAAATAGATTGCAAGGGGTGACTGTCGTTAGATATATTTAAAAGTAATAGTTCTTAGTTCATTATTTGTTCGTTAAGGTTTGATGGCAGCGAGAATGTCCTTGTGGGTTGGTATACTAGTATATAATTAGGTGAGGAATGAGGGCATACCATTGAAGTTGTTATGTCCAAGATACAACACTTGAAGCCTCGTCAAATTCCCGATTTCTTCAGGGATGCTTCCTTGGAAATTGTTCTCTTCCAATACTAGATATACAAGCTGTTTGCATTGAAATAAACTTGGTGGAATCCTTCCAGAGAACATGTTCTCATACAAGTAGAGCACTTCTAATTGTGGTAGATTGTAGAACATATCTAAGGGAAGATGACCAGACATATTATTAGTACTGACATCAAGATGTTGCAATGAAGAAGTGTTGATATTGATAATGGGAGGCATTGACCCAGAAAGCCAGTTGTTGCTGGTATCTAGAAGTTGCAAAGAAGACATGTTGAAGATGGTGGAGGGAATATAGCCTGACAACTCATTATGATCCAAATATAGCACCTTTAAGTTATGGAGATTACCAATGGATTTAGGTATTGATCCTCGCAGACCATTGTTACCTAAGTTGAAAATCTCTAGCTTTGACAAGTTGTACAGAGAAGTTGGGATGCTGCCAGTGAAATTGTTGTTGTACAATCTCAAGTCTCGAAGCTGAGAAAGATCTCCAAGCCACGATGGTATTTCACCACTAAAGTTGTTGTATGACAAGCTAATGTATCGAA includes the following:
- the LOC119988452 gene encoding receptor-like protein kinase, translating into MDSGCFILSFTVATLFYFLAGSAIEVKNITTDQSALLALKAHITIDSQKFLSTNWSTATSVCTWIGVSCGTRHHRVTTLNLSSMGLTGTIPPHIGHLSLLSRLSFQNNSFEGSLPTELARLRRLRYISLSYNNFSGEIPSWLGDLSQLRDLRLYNNNFTGSIPTSLYNLSKLEIFNLGNNGLRGSIPKSIGNLHNLKVLYLDHNELSGYIPSTIFNMSSLQLLDTSNNWLSGSMPPIININTSSLQHLDVSTNNMSGHLPLDMFYNLPQLEVLYLYENMFSGRIPPSLFQCKQLVYLVLEENNFQGSIPEEIGNLTRLQVLYLGHNNFNGMPSFLT
- the LOC119987993 gene encoding receptor kinase-like protein Xa21, producing MRPIPLVITNLTLLKTIIFSSNNLSGTIPEIGNLKRLQVLLLDSNRITGFIPSSIFNISTLQAIHLAFNDLSGRLPASTGLWLPSLEYLALARNKLTGPIPTSISNASQLTVLTLAANAFSGFIPDSLGNLGNLKWLNLANNLLTTESSSTEMSFLSSLTNCKHLFRLIVCPNSLSGTLPISIGNLSASMRYFYAHGCNIKGSIPSEIGKLTNLAWLDLAENELTGTIPTSIRTLPEIQLLNLSNNKLQGAIPIELCGLEKVFELSLGFNQLSGPIPQCLGNLKSLRKLSLSFNSLTGTIPSTLWRLRDILFLNLSGNSLNGTLSPDIQNLKVVVQVDLSNNYLSGDMPNSFAPLTALEHLSLSNNRLQGHIPQSFGNLISLEFLDLSNNSLSGEIPKSLEKLLYLKYLNMSFNRLEGVIPNGGPFPNSSIQSFIGNKAICGAPRLQLPPCKPSSTKRSRKVVLVYILTITASTLLVLVILLLFSRYRKNKRKPPVADEGVLALTTWRRTFYHELVLATDGFGESNLIGRGSYGSVYKGILANGINVAVKVFNSELEGAYPSFESECEVISNIRHRNLVKVISCCSNPLHDFKAILLDYMPNGSLEKWLHSDTHHLDILKRLEIVIDVASALEYLHYGYSTTIVHCDIKPSNVLLDENMVGHLSDFGIAKLLGEGQSMTLTQTLATIGYMAPEYGSGGHISGKGDVYSYGILLMETITSKKPTDEMFSGDMSLKQLVGDSLLNGSVTEIVDSDLLHQNDLHFAAKKQCAASILSLAINCTTNLPVERINMEEVGSRLEKIKSALLASIERRSRYLPRVGVNQVHALKVLVE